The following coding sequences are from one Coffea arabica cultivar ET-39 chromosome 11e, Coffea Arabica ET-39 HiFi, whole genome shotgun sequence window:
- the LOC140021496 gene encoding uncharacterized protein: protein MEMSKRQEYQLDEYLDEVSINIYLLEWDGSSKNEHLTFKQILELYSKLFACNCQKDNQKKPQSTAACMNVLTVFMHYWPAANALTSQVFMMLSRLFIESFQRMDHLLFYHLLEALQELLNLHALPVFDLVLDR from the exons atggaaatgaGCAAAAGGCAGGAGTACCAACTGGATGAATATCTTGATGAAGTATCCATTAATATATACTTGTTGGAATGGGACGG gtcCTCCAAGAATGAGCATCTGACGTTTAAACAGATATTGGAACTATACTCAAAGCTATTTGCCTGCAATTGTCAG AAGGACAACCAAAAAAAACCACAAAGTACTGCAGCATGCATGAATGTCTTGACAGTCTTCATGCACTACTGGCCTGCAGCAAATGCCTTAACCAGCCAAGTGTTTATGATGCTGTCAAGGTTGTTCATTGAATCTTTCCAGCGGATGGATCATCTATTATTTTATCATCTACTGGAGGCTTTGCAAGAGCTACTTAACCTTCATGCCCTTCCTGTTTTTGATCTTGTTCTTGACAGATAA
- the LOC113716972 gene encoding putative late blight resistance protein homolog R1A-10, with amino-acid sequence MPGLGKTTLANKVYGDPLVKSHFHIRSWCCFSRAYTKHSLLVQMLCNIDCGNSAGYLRRDEDYMADRLRKLLKGNRYLIVLDDVWDIRGWDLLKLSLPDDCNGSRILLTSRLQELPLQIKLDSEPHHLRPLTDNESCELLQKKLFAKEDCPPILSNVLLHAAKNCKGLPLTVVLVAGILATTEQDCWEEVVKHLTSSIYVDNEYCMKTIELSYNNLPDYLKPCLLYFGAFQEDQEIPIRRLLWIWISEGFVQKTEGKSLEDVADDYLMDLVRRSLVMATQQRSLGGIKACRIHDLVHEFCVAKAKEESFLQILHVDNLLTFTGPCNLHRLSIHPTMTMGLTKSRLFSPNLRCLLFCGDSHTQLDKNSFKFLLSKVLRVLDFWNNSYPTSYFPREVVFLVHLRYLRIGRFAGDIPSAIANLSRLETFVVEARVEDYVLPNTIWNIETLRHLVTSLPACGFIFPMDNLEGSPDLKHLDTLSLAIDPYSQSAQKILSKLQSTRRLTIATYESYRAIKSGGNHGEILMLNYMSRLESLKISGMSGDEFEFSLNLNLKKLTLSYNYWPWSKISAIGRKLPNLVVLKLCRRSVREEEWEMAEGEFCNLRFLKLSGLYIRRWTASSDNFSCLEKLVLEFCEELEEVPPCLGESVTLKMIELKRCSESAVNSVEQILQEQREWGNKDLKSVIIRSPQKGSQSREEFHSIRLV; translated from the exons ATGCCTGGTCTTGGTAAGACAACATTAGCCAATAAAGTTTATGGTGATCCTTTGGTAAAGTCCCACTTTCACATTCGTTCTTGGTGTTGTTTTTCTCGAGCATATACCAAGCATAGTTTGTTAGTTCAAATGTTGTGTAATATCGATTGTGGGAACTCAGCTGGATATCTTCGGAGAGATGAAGATTACATGGCTGACAGGCTACGCAAATTGTTGAAGGGAAATAGGTATCTCATAGTTTTGGATGATGTTTGGGACATTCGGGGGTGGGATTTATTGAAACTGTCACTGCCAGATGATTGCAATGGAAGCAGGATTCTCTTAACCAGTAGATTGCAGGAATTGCCATTGCAAATTAAACTTGATAGTGAGCCTCACCATCTTCGCCCACTTACAGATAATGAAAGCTGCGAATTGCTGCAGAAAAAGCTATTTGCCAAAGAAGATTGTCCTCCAATATTAAGTAATGTTTTACTGCATGCAGCAAAAAACTGTAAAGGCCTACCTCTCACAGTTGTCCTTGTTGCCGGAATTCTTGCTACAACTGAGCAAGATTGCTGGGAAGAAGTTGTAAAACATTTAACTTCCAGCATTTATGTTGACAATGAATATTGCATGAAGACAATTGAATTAAGTTACAATAATTTACCAGATTATTTGAAACCATGCCTTCTTTACTTCGGTGCATTTCAAGAAGACCAAGAAATTCCTATCCGAAGGTTGTTATGGATTTGGATCTCTGAAGGATTCGTGCAAAAGACTGAAGGAAAGAGTTTAGAGGATGTGGCAGATGACTATTTGATGGATCTGGTTAGGAGAAGTTTAGTTATGGCTACCCAACAAAGATCTTTAGGTGGGATCAAAGCTTGCCGAATCCATGATTTGGTACATGAGTTTTGCGTGGCGAAAGCTAAAGAAGAAAGTTTTCTACAGATTTTACATGTGGATAACCTTTTAACTTTTACTGGACCATGTAACCTCCATCGATTGTCTATTCACCCCACCATGACTATGGGGCTTACAAAATCAAGACTGTTTTCTCCCAATTTGCGTTGTTTGCTCTTCTGTGGTGATAGTCATACACAGCTGGATAAGaattcattcaaatttctgctgTCTAAAGTTCTTAGAGTGCTGGATTTCTGGAACAATTCTTATCCGACTTCATATTTTCCAAGGGAAGTAGTATTCCTCGTTCACTTGAGGTACTTGAGAATTGGAAGGTTTGCTGGGGATATCCCATCTGCAATAGCCAACCTCTCAAGGTTAGAAACTTTTGTAGTAGAAGCACGCGTTGAAGATTATGTGTTGCCAAACACTATCTGGAACATTGAAACATTGAGGCATCTTGTCACATCATTGCCTGCCTGTGGTTTCATATTTCCCATGGACAATCTTGAAGGCTCCCCTGATTTAAAACATTTAGACACTTTAAGTCTTGCAATCGATCCCTATTCTCAAAGTGCACAAAAGATACTGTCAAAGTTACAGAGCACCCGCAGGCTAACAATAGCGACATACGAAAGTTACCGAGCAATCAAATCTGGTGGAAATCACGGGGAGATTCTCATGCTGAACTACATGAGTCGGCTAGAATCACTTAAGATAAGCGGGATGAGTGGAGATGAGTTTGAATTctcattgaatttgaatttgaaaaagttgaCTCTCTCCTATAATTATTGGCCGTGGAGTAAAATTTCTGCAATTGGAAGAAAGCTGCCCAACCTTGTAGTGCTTAAATTATGCCGTCGTTCCGTTCGGGAGGAAGAATGGGAAATGGCAGAAGGGGAATTCTGTAACCTCCGATTTTTGAAATTGTCAGGGTTGTACATTCGCAGGTGGACTGCCTCTTCTGATAATTTTTCCTGTCTTGAGAAATTGGTTTTGGAGTTTTGTGAGGAGCTGGAAGAGGTCCCTCCTTGTTTAGGGGAAAGCGTCACTCTTAAAatgattgagttgaaaaggtGTAGTGAGTCTGCTGTAAATTCTGTGGAGCAAATTCTGCAAGAACAGAGAGAATGGGGAAACAAGGACTTAAAGAGCGTCATTATTAGATCTCCTCAGAAAGGGAGTCAAAGCAGAGAAGAATTCCACTCTATTAG ATTGGTATGA
- the LOC113715717 gene encoding glycerophosphodiester phosphodiesterase GDPD6-like: MTSVRTVSSILLLLLVECAARPFYPLPSRRNDRSKQPLQTFRPYNIAHRGSCGEFPEETASAYKRAIEEDADFIETDILASKDGILICFHDLTLDATTDIAQHKKFESRKRTYEVQGKNITGYFTIDFTLEELKSLRVNQRSPFRDQQYNGKFSIIIFEDFISIALGAPRVVGIYPEIKNPVFINQHVKWPIGKKFEDKFVDTLKKYGYKGTYLSKQWLKQPAFIQSFAPTSLIYISHLTDLPKILLIDDATTPTQDTNQSYWEITSNSYFDFIKDYVVGIGPWKDSIVPASNNYLQTPTDLVTRSHAYNLQVHPFIFQNDNMSLHFNFSQDPYNEYEYWIKKIGVDGLFTDFTGSLHHYQEWTNPFSMGEESASKLLDKIAYMISKFRNSYN; encoded by the coding sequence ATGACGTCAGTCCGTACTGTAAGTTCCATTTTGCTGCTATTGTTGGTTGAGTGTGCTGCAAGGCCTTTCTACCCGCTTCCTAGCAGAAGAAATGATAGAAGTAAACAACCACTGCAAACTTTTCGACCTTACAACATCGCACATCGAGGGTCGTGTGGTGAATTTCCTGAGGAGACTGCCTCTGCATACAAGAGAGCTATTGAAGAGGACGCTGACTTCATAGAAACTGATATACTAGCATCCAAAGATGGTATTCTTATATGCTTCCATGATTTAACACTTGATGCTACAACTGACATTGCTCAGCACAAGAAGTTTGAAAGTCGAAAGAGGACCTATGAGGTCCAAGGCAAGAACATCACTGGCTATTTTACCATTGATTTCACGCTAGAAGAACTGAAGTCATTGCGTGTCAACCAGAGATCTCCTTTCAGGGATCAACAATACAATGGCAAGTTTTCTATTATTATCTTTGAAGATTTCATATCAATTGCACTGGGTGCTCCCAGGGTGGTGGGGATATATCCAGAGATAAAAAATCCAGTATTTATCAACCAACATGTGAAATGGCCAATTGGTAAGAAATTTGAAGACAAGTTTGTGGATACATTGAAGAAGTATGGATACAAGGGAACTTATTTGTCAAAACAATGGTTGAAACAGCCTGCATTTATTCAGTCTTTTGCTCCAACATCTTTGATTTACATCTCACACCTGACAGACCTGCCTAAGATCCTCCTAATTGATGATGCCACTACACCTACTCAAGACACCAATCAGTCATACTGGGAAATCACTTCCAACAGTTACTTTGACTTCATCAAAGATTATGTCGTGGGCATTGGACCTTGGAAAGATTCAATAGTTCCTGCTTCAAATAATTATCTGCAAACACCTACTGATCTTGTTACAAGATCACATGCTTACAACCTTCAGGTGCACCCATTCATTTTCCAGAATGATAATATGTCCTTACATTTTAACTTCAGTCAAGATCCATATAATGAGTACGAGTACTGGATCAAGAAGATTGGAGTTGACGGGCTTTTCACGGACTTTACAGGCAGCCTCCATCACTACCAAGAATGGACCAATCCTTTCTCAATGGGAGAGGAAAGTGCATCTAAACTACTAGACAAGATTGCATATATGATCTCCAAATTTagaaattcttataactaa
- the LOC113716656 gene encoding G-type lectin S-receptor-like serine/threonine-protein kinase LECRK3 yields the protein MAAFLFFVLSSAFYSGIAAQKSPLNISLGSSLTPTGNSSSWLSPSGIFAFGFYQQRNAHAVGIFLAGIPEKTAVWTANRDNPIFSSNVSVILSTDGRLILQLPEGQDITVVDPSEPISSASMLDSGNFVLYDSVKRIIWQSFEHPTNSLLPRQQLIAGQELISSASETDDSRGIFRLVMQTDGNLVQYPVGAANKPETAYWASGTFGDGPNVTLNLEDDGHLYLTNSSVNLVKNLSDGGHPKNKMIYLMKIDVDGIFRLYSYSVDQGRNWSIVWESSTDRCDPKGLCGFNGFCTKIDNLVDCKCLPGFQFVNQGNWSLGCERSFVTDSCNSTDSNVNHTIEFLENTVWEDNTFSMVNTGTREDCAKICLEDCNCEAAFFKDGQCKKQRLPLTYGKRETDSNIALVKVHKHATIDEGVIPSNPLKCRKEEVRVYVLIIGISLVVLGVLISVIAGVYVRRNQVWAYKQVSQFRNVEFVENVAPRAFTFAELEQATNEFREELGRGAFGAVYKGILPDSEKVVAVKKLEKVLAEGEKEFQNEIKVIGKTHHRNLVRLLGYCLDGAKRLLVYEYMSNGSLADVLLKPENHPSWDERTKIARDIAGGILYLHEECETQIIHCDIKPQNILMDENRCPKISDFGLAKLLKRDQTRTHTTFRGTKGCVAPEWYRKMPVTVKADVYSFGIVLLEIICCRKSLDWSFSEDQAVLEDWAYQCFKAGELHKLVGDQEVVDMRKLERMMKIALWCIQDEPALRPSMKKVLLMLEGTVDIPDPPSPTSFLSST from the coding sequence ATGGCTGCTTTTTTGTTCTTCGTTCTATCATCAGCATTCTATTCAGGAATAGCAGCTCAAAAAAGCCCTCTTAACATTAGCTTAGGTTCTTCTCTAACGCCCACAGGCAACTCGTCATCATGGTTGTCGCCATCTGGAATATTTGCTTTTGGATTCTATCAGCAACGCAATGCCCATGCTGTGGGGATTTTTCTTGCTGGAATTCCTGAAAAGACTGCAGTTTGGACTGCCAACAGGGATAACCCCATTTTTTCGAGCAATGTTTCGGTGATTTTGTCTACAGATGGCAGGCTCATTTTGCAGCTGCCAGAAGGCCAAGACATAACAGTTGTTGATCCTTCTGAACCTATTTCATCAGCTTCTATGTTggattctggaaattttgtattataCGATTCTGTTAAGAGAATCATATGGCAAAGTTTCGAGCATCCGACTAATAGTTTATTGCCTCGTCAGCAATTGATAGCCGGTCAGGAGCTGATATCCAGTGCTTCAGAAACTGATGATTCAAGAGGAATTTTTCGTCTGGTAATGCAAACAGATGGAAACCTTGTACAATACCCAGTGGGAGCAGCAAACAAACCGGAAACTGCCTATTGGGCATCTGGAACATTTGGAGACGGTCCAAATGTAACTCTAAATCTCGAGGATGACGGACATCTGTACTTGACCAATTCAAGTGTTAATTTAGTGAAGAATCTTTCTGATGGAGGACAtcctaagaacaagatgatctATTTGATGAAGATTGATGTGGATGGTATTTTCCGACTGTATTCATATTCGGTAGATCAGGGGCGCAATTGGTCGATCGTATGGGAATCCTCAACTGATAGATGTGATCCTAAAGGCCTTTGTGGGTTCAATGGCTTTTGCACTAAAATTGATAACTTGGTCGATTGCAAATGTCTTCCTGGATTTCAGTTTGTCAATCAAGGAAATTGGAGCTTGGGCTGTGAGAGGAGTTTTGTTACAGATAGTTGTAATTCCACGGATTCAAATGTCAACCATACCATTGAATTCTTGGAAAATACTGTATGGGAAGATAACACCTTTTCCATGGTGAACACAGGCACGAGAGAAGATTGTGCAAAGATTTGTCTTGAAGATTGCAACTGCGAAGCAGCATTCTTCAAAGATGGACAATGCAAGAAGCAGAGGCTCCCATTGACATATGGAAAAAGAGAAACTGACTCGAATATTGCTCTTGTCAAGGTCCACAAACATGCAACTATAGATGAAGGTGTAATTCCAAGTAATCCTCTAAAATGCAGAAAGGAAGAAGTTCGTGTCTATGTTCTAATAATTGGGATTTCCCTTGTTGTTCTTGGAGTTCTGATATCTGTAATTGCTGGAGTTTATGTTCGTAGAAATCAGGTATGGGCTTATAAGCAGGTATCACAATTCAGAAATGTTGAATTTGTTGAGAATGTGGCTCCAAGGGCCTTTACTTTTGCTGAATTGGAGCAAGCAACAAATGAATTCAGAGAAGAGTTGGGTAGAGGAGCATTTGGGGCTGTGTATAAAGGGATTTTGCCAGATTCTGAGAAGGTTGTGGCTGTGAAGAAACTTGAGAAAGTATTAGCAGAAGGCGAAAAGGAGTTTCAGAATGAAATCAAGGTGATTGGGAAAACACATCACCGCAATCTCGTCCGGCTGCTCGGCTACTGCCTTGATGGAGCTAAGAGGCTTCTAGTTTATGAGTATATGAGCAATGGATCATTGGCAGATGTCCTTCTCAAACCAGAGAACCATCCGAGTTGGGACGAAAGAACTAAAATTGCCCGCGACATTGCAGGAGGCATTCTTTACTTACATGAAGAATGTGAGACACAAATCATCCATTGCGACATTAAACCTCAGAATATACTCATGGATGAAAACAGGTGTCCCAAGATTTCTGATTTTGGGCTTGCAAAGCTATTAAAGCGTGATCAAACAAGAACTCACACAACTTTTAGAGGAACAAAAGGCTGTGTTGCACCAGAATGGTACAGGAAGATGCCCGTGACAGTTAAAGCAGACGTTTACAGCTTTGGGATTGTGCTGTTGGAGATCATATGCTGCCGAAAAAGTCTAGACTGGAGCTTTTCTGAGGATCAAGCTGTTCTTGAAGATTGGGCTTACCAGTGTTTCAAAGCCGGAGAGCTGCATAAATTGGTTGGTGATCAGGAGGTTGTTGACATGAGAAAACTGGAAAGAATGATGAAGATAGCTCTCTGGTGCATCCAAGATGAGCCAGCACTTCGTCCATCCATGAAGAAAGTTCTTCTGATGCTCGAAGGAACTGTTGATATTCCAGATCCTCCCAGTCCTACATCGTTTTTAAGTTCCACATAA